A genome region from Pseudomonas anguilliseptica includes the following:
- a CDS encoding DUF2970 domain-containing protein, with protein sequence MSEEENKPLTLWEMLQSVLSAAIGVQSGKNRSRDFSRGKPSHFIILGALFTVVFVLVIFGIVKLVLHLAGV encoded by the coding sequence ATGAGCGAAGAGGAAAACAAACCGCTGACGCTATGGGAGATGTTGCAAAGCGTGCTGAGTGCAGCGATCGGCGTGCAAAGCGGAAAAAACCGTAGCCGTGACTTCTCACGCGGAAAGCCCAGCCACTTCATCATTCTCGGCGCATTGTTCACGGTCGTGTTTGTGCTGGTGATCTTCGGCATCGTCAAACTGGTGCTGCACCTGGCAGGCGTCTGA
- a CDS encoding sensor histidine kinase, which yields MRSIQRRLSLGLISVLLVIGLLLAQSSLWLFDRSLRGYLQTNLQDETQTLLGAIVRGPNGLQLDERRLSAAFKRPYSGLYFRIDLGEQTWRSRSLWDRNLRPVAEAGLQDALGDGPQGQQWLVYRADYQRYGQPIVIHVARDYTPILNSFSQVQKIVLGLGITALVLILLLQRLIVSRALRPLEQTRRQLIQLQQGQRSQLDQQVPLELEPLVAQINHLLTHTEDILKRSRNALGNLGHALKTPLAVLVSLATREELKQLPQLRESLNGQLQQIEQRIARELGRARLAGEALPGAHFDCANELPELFSTLAMIHGNHLELDWQAEPGLRLPWDREDLLELLGNLLDNACKWADSQVQLQISRVGEDYQLAIDDDGPGIDAAQRDEVLSRGSRLDEQVAGHGLGLGIVRDIVDAWAGRLQLAESPLGGLRVTVSLPVKRT from the coding sequence TTGAGGTCGATTCAACGGCGTTTGAGTCTGGGGCTGATCAGCGTATTGCTGGTTATTGGCCTGCTGTTGGCGCAAAGCAGCCTCTGGCTGTTCGATCGCAGCCTGCGCGGTTATCTACAGACCAATCTGCAGGATGAAACCCAGACCCTGCTCGGCGCGATTGTACGTGGCCCCAATGGCCTGCAACTGGATGAGCGGCGCCTCAGTGCTGCGTTCAAGCGGCCTTATTCCGGCCTGTATTTCCGTATCGACCTTGGCGAGCAGACCTGGCGTTCGCGCTCACTCTGGGATCGCAATCTGCGTCCGGTTGCAGAAGCCGGTTTACAGGACGCGCTGGGTGACGGGCCACAAGGCCAGCAGTGGTTGGTATACCGCGCTGACTACCAGCGCTATGGCCAGCCCATCGTGATTCATGTGGCGCGCGATTACACACCGATACTCAACAGTTTCAGCCAGGTACAGAAGATAGTTCTGGGCCTGGGGATTACCGCCCTGGTGCTGATTCTGTTGTTGCAGCGCTTGATCGTCAGCCGCGCGTTGCGCCCCTTGGAACAGACCCGACGGCAGCTGATACAGCTGCAGCAGGGCCAGCGTAGCCAGCTGGACCAACAGGTGCCGCTGGAACTGGAGCCGCTGGTGGCTCAAATCAACCACTTGCTGACGCACACCGAAGACATCCTCAAACGCTCGCGTAACGCCCTGGGCAACCTCGGCCATGCGCTAAAAACGCCGTTGGCGGTGTTGGTCAGCCTGGCCACCCGTGAAGAGCTCAAGCAGTTACCGCAACTGCGCGAGAGCCTCAATGGCCAGCTGCAACAGATCGAGCAGCGTATTGCCCGCGAGCTGGGGCGTGCACGCTTAGCTGGGGAAGCCTTGCCGGGGGCGCATTTCGACTGCGCCAATGAACTGCCCGAGCTGTTTTCGACCCTGGCGATGATCCATGGCAACCACCTGGAACTGGACTGGCAGGCCGAGCCTGGGCTGCGGTTGCCCTGGGATCGTGAAGACCTACTGGAACTGCTCGGCAACCTGCTGGACAACGCCTGTAAATGGGCCGACAGCCAGGTACAGCTGCAAATCAGCAGGGTAGGAGAGGACTATCAACTGGCGATTGATGACGACGGGCCGGGTATCGATGCTGCACAGCGCGACGAAGTGCTCAGCCGTGGCAGCCGTCTGGATGAACAGGTGGCCGGTCATGGGCTAGGTTTGGGCATCGTGCGCGATATTGTTGATGCCTGGGCCGGGAGATTGCAGCTGGCTGAAAGCCCGCTGGGTGGCTTGCGCGTAACGGTCAGCTTGCCAGTGAAGCGCACCTGA
- a CDS encoding DUF2589 domain-containing protein gives MSQIDTGLIGSVINALPLDRMISGPLQAMITAQVQASKAYADFLMAVCIKDGKAVSVQFDYDETLVDENGVYKGTVTKKMRIPLLAAISHPNITIEEGSIDFELTISQQAEDTSETAGEGSFEAKLGWGPLSVTVKGSVSHKSTQTRKTDTRARYAISTKIARQDPPEALMRVIDFLTDAATKPVLLPAQKATAATDPLPTDAVLESPKPAPAKGGTTPP, from the coding sequence ATGTCCCAGATTGATACCGGCCTGATCGGTTCCGTAATCAACGCATTGCCACTTGACCGCATGATTTCAGGGCCATTGCAGGCCATGATCACGGCTCAGGTGCAGGCGAGCAAAGCCTATGCCGACTTCCTGATGGCGGTGTGCATCAAGGATGGTAAAGCGGTGTCCGTACAGTTCGACTACGACGAAACCCTGGTCGACGAAAACGGCGTGTACAAGGGCACCGTAACCAAGAAGATGCGCATCCCGCTGCTGGCGGCCATCAGCCACCCCAACATCACCATCGAAGAAGGCTCCATCGACTTCGAACTGACCATCAGCCAGCAGGCTGAGGACACCAGCGAAACTGCTGGTGAGGGCAGCTTCGAAGCCAAACTCGGCTGGGGGCCGCTCAGTGTCACGGTGAAGGGCTCGGTCAGCCACAAGTCGACCCAGACGCGCAAAACCGACACCCGTGCACGTTATGCCATCAGCACCAAGATTGCCCGTCAGGACCCACCTGAAGCACTGATGCGGGTGATCGACTTCCTCACTGACGCGGCGACCAAGCCGGTGCTGCTGCCGGCGCAGAAAGCCACGGCGGCAACTGATCCGCTGCCCACTGACGCCGTACTGGAATCGCCGAAGCCTGCTCCGGCCAAAGGCGGCACTACCCCTCCGTAA
- a CDS encoding PepSY domain-containing protein, which yields MNTLTAVFAAGLAMTAGLAQARDLGPDEALKLRDAGTIQSFEKLNAAALALHPGSKTEDTELEEEYGRYIYQVEVRDAQGVQWDIELDATNAQVLKNQRDD from the coding sequence ATGAACACACTGACTGCCGTATTTGCTGCTGGCCTGGCCATGACTGCCGGTTTGGCCCAAGCCCGTGACCTGGGTCCGGACGAAGCGCTGAAACTGCGTGACGCCGGCACCATCCAGTCCTTCGAAAAACTCAACGCTGCAGCTCTGGCGCTGCACCCAGGCAGTAAGACCGAAGACACCGAGCTGGAAGAAGAGTACGGCCGCTATATCTACCAGGTTGAAGTTCGCGACGCCCAGGGCGTGCAGTGGGACATCGAGCTGGATGCCACTAACGCACAAGTTCTGAAGAACCAACGAGACGATTGA
- a CDS encoding DUF2589 domain-containing protein translates to MALFSNKKEPMSASDLSHITRGLHQAAAATHNLVAQQYIKLFDQFFDYNPDDLGTPMKAKMVEVGLDEQHTMNIPLIALVAPRGLGLESMKVDLSVKMHGTELEKASHALENGELHSERFFVTFGREKRQGQERDPDEITISMEFKACEPPEAVHRLIEEYTNLISPIRMAKPSPAVIESEPAAPQPGTP, encoded by the coding sequence ATGGCACTGTTTTCCAACAAGAAAGAACCGATGAGCGCCAGTGATTTGAGCCACATCACCCGCGGTCTGCACCAGGCCGCAGCGGCGACCCACAACCTGGTTGCCCAGCAGTACATCAAGTTGTTCGATCAGTTTTTTGACTACAACCCGGACGACCTCGGCACGCCCATGAAGGCGAAGATGGTGGAAGTTGGCCTGGATGAGCAACACACCATGAACATTCCACTGATCGCCCTGGTCGCACCGCGCGGTCTGGGGTTGGAAAGCATGAAAGTCGATCTCTCCGTCAAGATGCACGGCACCGAACTCGAAAAAGCCAGCCACGCCTTGGAAAACGGCGAACTGCATAGCGAACGGTTCTTTGTCACCTTCGGCCGTGAAAAGCGCCAGGGGCAGGAGCGTGACCCGGATGAAATAACCATCAGCATGGAATTCAAGGCCTGCGAGCCTCCGGAGGCCGTGCATAGACTGATCGAGGAATACACCAACCTGATCAGTCCAATTCGTATGGCCAAACCCTCACCCGCCGTGATTGAAAGCGAGCCTGCAGCGCCTCAACCTGGCACGCCCTGA
- a CDS encoding transcriptional regulator: MKLLPHSLQELIECIGLESAYRLTCAFGGRPKYIPKYPARSSLALLLPPQALGALIERYAGIAIEIPKADHFCRQIRNLQIVQQSSDGLSRSALADKYGLSLRQIGNIRRQEHETHR, encoded by the coding sequence ATCAAGCTATTGCCCCACTCACTGCAGGAACTGATCGAGTGTATCGGTCTGGAAAGCGCATACCGATTGACCTGCGCCTTCGGTGGCCGCCCCAAATACATTCCCAAATACCCTGCCCGCTCTTCGCTAGCCCTGCTCCTGCCGCCGCAAGCGCTGGGCGCTCTGATCGAGCGTTACGCCGGAATCGCTATCGAGATCCCCAAAGCCGACCACTTCTGTCGACAGATACGCAACCTGCAGATCGTCCAGCAAAGCTCGGATGGTTTGTCACGCAGCGCCCTGGCTGACAAATACGGTTTGAGCCTGCGCCAGATCGGCAACATCCGCCGTCAAGAGCATGAAACTCATAGGTAA
- a CDS encoding response regulator transcription factor → MRLLLVEDHVPLADELLAGLARQGYAVDWLADGRDAAYQGATEPYDLIVLDLGLPGKPGLEVLQEWRTGGLITPVLILTARGSWAERIEGLKAGADDYLSKPFHPEELELRIQSLLRRARGLANQPQLEAAGLQLDESRQSVQRNGEEVQLTAAEFRLLRYFMLHAGQLLSKSHLAEHLYDGESERDSNVIEVHVNHLRRKLGREVIETRRGQGYRFSGDVA, encoded by the coding sequence ATGCGCCTACTGCTGGTTGAAGACCATGTTCCCCTGGCTGATGAACTGCTCGCCGGTTTGGCGCGTCAGGGGTATGCGGTTGATTGGTTAGCCGATGGCCGTGATGCCGCCTATCAGGGCGCGACCGAACCCTATGATCTGATCGTTCTTGACCTCGGTTTGCCTGGCAAACCGGGGCTTGAGGTGTTGCAGGAATGGCGAACTGGCGGCCTTATCACACCAGTGTTGATCCTTACTGCGCGAGGATCCTGGGCCGAGCGTATCGAAGGGCTCAAGGCGGGGGCAGATGATTACCTGAGCAAACCCTTTCACCCGGAAGAGTTGGAGCTGCGCATCCAGTCCCTGTTGCGGCGCGCCCGTGGCCTGGCCAACCAGCCGCAACTGGAAGCGGCGGGCTTACAGCTGGATGAAAGTAGGCAATCGGTGCAACGCAATGGAGAAGAGGTACAGCTGACCGCCGCCGAGTTCCGTCTGCTGCGCTATTTCATGCTGCATGCCGGGCAATTACTGTCCAAGAGCCACCTGGCTGAGCACTTGTATGACGGTGAAAGCGAGCGCGATTCGAACGTTATCGAGGTGCACGTCAACCACCTGCGGCGCAAGCTGGGACGCGAGGTCATCGAAACCCGCCGTGGTCAGGGGTATCGCTTTAGCGGGGATGTTGCTTGA
- a CDS encoding NADPH-dependent FMN reductase, whose protein sequence is MLNIALVAGSSRSNSQSGKVARFLRQRLIQLGHTDEAQSNVIDLGLAPLPLWPADDTGPWGLYSKQLAAADAVVIISPEWNGMACPAIKNFFIYASKAELAHKPGLLVGVSSGVGGAYPISELRASSYKNCRLCYLPEHLIVRSVEKVLNTPEPSSEDDQRLHARIDYELDILVKYAQALGPVRASIDMSTPAFANGM, encoded by the coding sequence ATGCTCAATATCGCTCTGGTGGCCGGCTCCAGCCGCAGTAACAGCCAATCAGGCAAGGTCGCCCGTTTTTTGCGCCAGCGTCTGATTCAGCTGGGCCACACCGATGAAGCACAGAGCAATGTGATTGACCTGGGCCTCGCCCCGCTGCCGCTCTGGCCCGCTGACGATACCGGCCCATGGGGGCTTTACAGCAAGCAACTGGCAGCTGCCGATGCCGTGGTGATCATTTCCCCTGAATGGAATGGCATGGCCTGCCCGGCCATCAAGAACTTCTTTATCTACGCCAGTAAGGCTGAGCTGGCGCACAAGCCCGGGCTGCTGGTGGGCGTCTCGTCGGGAGTGGGCGGGGCTTATCCGATCAGCGAGTTGCGCGCGTCCAGCTACAAGAACTGCCGCCTCTGCTACCTGCCTGAGCATCTGATCGTGCGCAGCGTCGAGAAGGTGCTGAACACGCCAGAGCCAAGCAGCGAAGACGACCAGCGCCTGCATGCACGCATCGATTACGAGCTGGATATTCTGGTCAAGTACGCGCAAGCCTTGGGCCCGGTACGCGCCAGTATCGATATGAGCACCCCGGCATTTGCCAACGGCATGTAA
- a CDS encoding DUF3429 domain-containing protein: protein MRAENAGEPAQIQLGLSVVPPLLGWLAISGGMPTSLALPLCLLAFGGLYAADLRAVKLGLAPQWYPSLRRPLTIIVCLSLLLAWASVLLR from the coding sequence ATGCGCGCGGAAAATGCCGGTGAGCCGGCGCAGATTCAGCTGGGCTTATCTGTGGTGCCGCCATTGCTGGGGTGGCTGGCAATCAGTGGCGGCATGCCCACCAGCCTGGCTTTGCCTCTGTGTTTGCTGGCGTTTGGTGGGTTGTATGCCGCCGACTTGCGGGCGGTGAAACTGGGCCTGGCGCCGCAGTGGTATCCCAGCCTGCGCCGGCCGCTGACGATTATCGTCTGCCTGAGCCTGCTACTGGCCTGGGCCAGTGTGCTGCTGCGTTGA
- a CDS encoding AAA family ATPase, translating into MKVLVLTGPESSGKSWLAEHIQATFGGLLVGEYVRHFIEREQRDTCYADISAIAQGQLAWEDQARAARPELLILDTHLLSNMLWSQQLFGDCPAWIEQALLERDYHLHLLLNPVGVPWVEDGQRCQPELAQRLTFYQQCEHWLRLHRQPLQCIQGDWAQRREQTLTTVAHWLNSTQQHTGPGQ; encoded by the coding sequence ATGAAGGTACTGGTACTCACGGGCCCTGAATCCAGTGGCAAAAGCTGGCTGGCCGAGCATATTCAGGCGACTTTTGGTGGGTTGCTGGTTGGCGAGTACGTGCGGCATTTTATCGAGCGTGAGCAGCGCGATACCTGCTACGCCGACATCAGCGCGATTGCCCAGGGCCAACTGGCCTGGGAAGACCAGGCCAGAGCGGCGCGCCCCGAGCTGCTGATTCTCGATACTCATCTGCTGAGCAATATGCTCTGGAGTCAGCAGCTGTTTGGTGATTGCCCCGCCTGGATTGAGCAAGCCTTACTCGAGCGCGATTACCACCTGCATCTGCTACTAAACCCAGTGGGTGTGCCCTGGGTCGAGGATGGTCAGCGTTGCCAGCCAGAACTGGCCCAGCGCCTCACGTTCTACCAACAGTGCGAGCACTGGTTGCGGCTCCACCGACAACCGTTGCAGTGCATTCAGGGCGACTGGGCGCAGCGCCGTGAGCAGACGCTGACGACAGTGGCGCATTGGCTCAATTCAACGCAGCAGCACACTGGCCCAGGCCAGTAG
- a CDS encoding Na+/H+ antiporter family protein — protein MNAVVAAVGIMLILSLCRVHVVVALIVGALAGGLLGGLGIEGSLAAFNKGLGGGATVALSYALLGAFAVAIAKSGLAHALADKALAMVGKQDAKGAGLLKWLLITLLLAVAISSQNILPIHIAFIPLLVPPLLYVLSKLQLDRRLIACVLTFGLITPYMFLPVGFGGIFLNDILLANVASGGVDTSSLDVSKAMAIPALGMLFGLLVAVLFSYRKKRVYDLSKIEQVERVDVAYNPLSLLVAGVAIVTAFVVQLWLDSMIIGALAGFIIFSVSGVVRWKEADGLFTEGMKMMAMIGFIMIAAAGFAEVMKATGEVKSLVDSSAELIGHDKALGALLMLLVGLLVTMGIGSSFSTVPIIAAIFVPLGLQLGFSPLAILCIVGTAGALGDAGSPASDSTLGPTAGLNVDGQHNHIWDSVVPTFLHYNLPLLVFGWAAAMVI, from the coding sequence ATGAACGCAGTCGTTGCGGCAGTGGGGATCATGCTGATTCTCAGCTTGTGCCGTGTGCACGTGGTGGTAGCTCTGATCGTCGGCGCATTGGCCGGCGGTCTGCTTGGCGGCCTGGGTATTGAGGGTTCGCTGGCGGCCTTTAATAAAGGACTGGGCGGCGGGGCGACAGTGGCCCTGTCCTATGCCTTGTTGGGTGCCTTTGCCGTGGCGATTGCCAAATCCGGTCTGGCCCACGCCCTGGCGGACAAGGCCTTGGCCATGGTCGGCAAACAGGACGCCAAAGGCGCCGGTCTGCTCAAGTGGCTGCTGATTACGCTGCTGTTGGCGGTGGCGATTTCCTCGCAGAACATTCTGCCGATTCATATCGCGTTTATCCCGCTGCTGGTGCCGCCACTGCTGTATGTATTGAGCAAGCTGCAGCTTGACCGCCGCCTGATCGCCTGCGTGCTGACCTTTGGCTTGATTACCCCCTACATGTTTTTACCGGTGGGTTTTGGCGGGATTTTCCTTAATGACATTCTGCTGGCCAATGTCGCCAGCGGCGGCGTCGATACCAGCAGCCTGGACGTGAGCAAGGCCATGGCGATTCCGGCGCTGGGCATGCTGTTTGGCTTGCTGGTAGCGGTGCTGTTCAGCTACCGCAAGAAGCGTGTCTATGACCTGAGCAAGATCGAACAGGTCGAGCGCGTGGATGTCGCCTACAACCCGCTGAGTCTGCTGGTGGCGGGCGTGGCGATTGTTACTGCGTTTGTTGTGCAGCTGTGGCTGGACTCGATGATTATCGGTGCGCTGGCCGGCTTTATCATCTTCTCGGTGTCTGGCGTGGTGCGCTGGAAAGAGGCCGATGGCCTGTTTACCGAGGGCATGAAAATGATGGCGATGATCGGCTTTATCATGATCGCCGCCGCCGGTTTTGCCGAAGTAATGAAAGCCACTGGCGAAGTGAAAAGCCTGGTCGACAGCTCCGCCGAGCTAATTGGTCACGACAAGGCGCTGGGTGCGCTGTTGATGCTGCTGGTTGGCCTGCTGGTGACTATGGGCATCGGTTCATCGTTCTCCACCGTGCCCATCATTGCCGCGATTTTCGTACCGCTGGGTCTGCAATTGGGCTTCAGCCCGCTGGCCATTCTGTGCATTGTCGGCACTGCCGGCGCGCTGGGTGATGCCGGCTCGCCTGCCTCCGACTCGACCCTCGGGCCAACTGCCGGGCTCAACGTCGATGGCCAACACAACCATATCTGGGACAGCGTAGTGCCGACCTTCCTGCACTACAACCTGCCGTTGCTGGTATTCGGTTGGGCAGCAGCTATGGTGATCTGA
- a CDS encoding PepSY domain-containing protein, with product MNSTAWLARALLACLLLTLTFSSSARDLDQDEALRLRREGLIMPLEQLLQMALQRHPGAVLLEVELEEEDGVLVYEVELVTEQGIVRELELRASTGEVLKDEVED from the coding sequence ATGAACAGCACTGCTTGGCTTGCACGCGCACTCCTGGCCTGCCTGCTGCTGACGCTGACGTTTAGCAGCAGCGCGCGTGACCTGGATCAGGATGAGGCGTTACGCCTGCGCCGCGAGGGGTTGATCATGCCTCTCGAACAGTTGTTGCAGATGGCCTTGCAGCGTCATCCCGGTGCGGTTTTGCTGGAAGTTGAGCTGGAGGAAGAGGACGGTGTACTGGTTTACGAAGTCGAACTGGTGACCGAACAGGGCATCGTGCGCGAACTGGAGTTGCGCGCCAGCACCGGCGAAGTACTCAAGGACGAGGTGGAAGACTGA
- a CDS encoding ABC transporter substrate-binding protein, producing MVFLNPGFSDEPFWVGYSDFMQAAADDLGMQLEVIYGERNPPQLLEKARSVLARDKQPDYLIFVNEMYTAPELLRLFADSPIKLFSLHSTLTPEQQQIIGGSRGQYRNWIGSLIPNDEQAGYWMAKALIAKLKGKPGSLLAFAGVRLTPSSRLREDGLHRALREHPEIKLQQMLQGEWKRQRAYEQAQLMLPRHPEVQLVWSANDEMALGVMQAAEKLGRQPGKDIYLSALNNSDEVLQARIDGKLCVLVGGHFTLGGWAMVMLHDYHAGLDFAARGGKDRVDQLFSLLDAKQAAYLKQRLKVPGYGLDFRQFSAVYHPQIKDYGFSIKPLLP from the coding sequence GTGGTATTTCTCAATCCGGGCTTTTCCGACGAGCCATTCTGGGTGGGCTACAGCGATTTTATGCAGGCCGCGGCCGACGACTTGGGCATGCAGCTGGAAGTTATCTATGGCGAGCGCAACCCGCCCCAGTTGCTCGAAAAAGCCCGCAGCGTATTAGCCCGCGATAAGCAGCCGGACTACCTGATATTCGTCAACGAGATGTATACCGCGCCGGAGTTGCTCAGGCTGTTTGCCGATAGTCCGATCAAGCTGTTTTCCCTGCATAGCACCTTAACGCCAGAACAGCAGCAGATAATTGGTGGCTCGCGTGGGCAGTACCGTAACTGGATAGGCAGCCTGATTCCCAATGACGAGCAAGCCGGTTACTGGATGGCGAAAGCCTTGATCGCCAAGCTGAAAGGTAAACCGGGTAGCCTGCTGGCGTTTGCTGGTGTTCGGTTAACACCGTCTTCCAGACTGCGCGAAGATGGCTTGCACCGCGCCTTGCGCGAACACCCTGAGATCAAACTGCAGCAGATGCTGCAGGGCGAGTGGAAACGTCAGCGCGCTTATGAGCAAGCGCAGTTGATGCTACCGCGCCATCCCGAAGTGCAGCTGGTGTGGTCGGCTAATGATGAAATGGCATTGGGAGTTATGCAGGCCGCAGAGAAGCTAGGCAGGCAGCCAGGGAAGGATATTTACCTGTCGGCGCTGAATAATTCAGATGAGGTACTGCAGGCGCGCATAGACGGCAAGCTTTGCGTCCTGGTTGGTGGACATTTCACCCTCGGTGGCTGGGCCATGGTAATGCTGCATGACTACCATGCCGGGCTGGATTTTGCCGCACGCGGCGGTAAGGATCGGGTTGATCAGTTGTTCAGCCTGCTGGATGCCAAACAGGCTGCTTACTTGAAACAGCGCCTCAAGGTGCCCGGCTATGGTCTGGATTTTCGCCAGTTCAGCGCGGTGTACCATCCGCAGATCAAGGACTACGGCTTCTCCATCAAACCGTTGTTGCCGTAA
- a CDS encoding pesticin C-terminus-like muramidase: protein MSHYSIYFSFIANLEGGPATKGYVPDAGNSRSGVTIATGFDLGQRKLADLQALDLPDTLLERLRPYLGLTGQAAVTQLATQPLNITAAEAEQIDEAYKEPFINRLAASYAKSGGGDFAQLPAQMQTVIASVAFQYGDLASRTPNFWKQVVAHDWSAAHSNLLNFGGRYTSRRCQEAELLSQAMS, encoded by the coding sequence ATGTCTCACTACTCGATTTACTTCAGTTTTATCGCCAACCTGGAAGGCGGACCGGCGACCAAGGGTTATGTTCCCGACGCCGGCAATAGCCGCAGCGGGGTCACCATTGCAACGGGGTTTGACCTCGGGCAGCGCAAGCTGGCTGATCTGCAGGCGCTGGATCTGCCGGATACCTTGCTTGAGCGTTTACGTCCCTACCTTGGCCTGACTGGGCAGGCGGCAGTAACGCAGCTGGCCACGCAGCCGCTGAATATCACAGCGGCAGAGGCAGAGCAGATTGATGAGGCGTACAAGGAGCCCTTTATCAATCGTCTGGCGGCGAGTTATGCCAAGTCCGGCGGCGGCGATTTTGCCCAGTTGCCAGCGCAGATGCAGACCGTGATCGCCTCAGTGGCCTTTCAGTACGGTGATCTTGCTTCGCGCACCCCTAATTTCTGGAAACAGGTGGTGGCGCATGACTGGAGTGCCGCCCATAGCAATCTGCTGAACTTTGGCGGTCGCTACACCAGTCGGCGGTGTCAGGAAGCCGAACTGCTGTCCCAGGCAATGTCCTGA
- a CDS encoding GlxA family transcriptional regulator — MLHVPLHVMSLDLTGPLQVFASANDERQRQGLPAAYRLLVLGQQAVAMPTSAGFQLVAEQAWSAVDPAHIDTLLVPGGQGEKAQRQNPELLVWLRGATSQIRRVGSVCSGALILAAAGLLDGRRVTTHWADLDCLRQEHPQVEISDDCLHTYNPQDPAGNGHIFTSAGVTAGIDLALALVEADLGRPLSLAVAKRLVLFLRRPGGQAQFSALLTPEPSRVPRLASLLEWIPLHLHEDLSLAALAAQANMTPRTLSRIFNQELGMGPGRYVEIVRLEAARSLLQNAQASISTVACLSGFNHPENLRRTFHKHLGVSPQEYAERFA, encoded by the coding sequence ATGCTCCACGTACCATTGCATGTCATGAGCCTGGACTTGACTGGCCCATTGCAGGTGTTTGCCTCCGCCAATGACGAACGCCAGCGTCAGGGCCTGCCCGCCGCTTATCGCCTGCTGGTGCTCGGCCAGCAGGCGGTGGCAATGCCTACCTCCGCCGGTTTTCAGCTGGTTGCCGAACAGGCTTGGAGCGCCGTAGACCCTGCGCATATCGATACCTTGCTGGTTCCCGGTGGCCAGGGGGAAAAGGCGCAGCGCCAGAACCCTGAGCTACTGGTCTGGCTGCGCGGCGCCACATCGCAGATCAGGCGCGTGGGCTCGGTCTGTTCCGGTGCGCTTATTCTCGCTGCCGCCGGCCTGCTCGATGGCCGCCGCGTCACCACGCACTGGGCCGATCTCGACTGCCTGCGTCAAGAACATCCTCAGGTAGAGATCAGTGACGACTGCCTGCACACCTATAACCCACAAGACCCCGCCGGTAATGGCCATATATTCACCTCGGCGGGCGTAACCGCAGGAATTGATCTGGCGCTGGCCCTGGTCGAAGCCGATCTCGGTCGTCCGCTTTCCTTGGCCGTGGCCAAACGTCTGGTGCTGTTTCTACGCCGCCCCGGCGGGCAAGCGCAGTTCAGTGCGCTGCTGACTCCGGAACCGAGCCGAGTGCCACGCCTGGCCAGCCTGCTGGAATGGATACCGCTGCACCTGCATGAGGACCTGTCGTTGGCTGCGCTGGCCGCGCAAGCCAATATGACGCCGCGCACTTTATCGAGAATCTTTAATCAGGAGTTGGGCATGGGTCCAGGTCGCTATGTGGAAATTGTACGTCTGGAAGCCGCACGCAGCCTGCTGCAGAACGCCCAGGCATCGATCAGTACGGTGGCATGTTTGAGCGGCTTCAACCACCCGGAAAATCTGCGCCGCACCTTTCACAAGCACCTGGGTGTCAGCCCTCAGGAATATGCCGAGCGATTCGCTTAA
- the pnuC gene encoding nicotinamide riboside transporter PnuC, producing the protein MSPLEIIASALGVWAVWLTVRQNRWCWPLGLLMVLMYAWIFYDGKLYSNMLLQGVYAVLQGYGWWQWTRGGSSHSGVQVNRLSPQGISISLAIGAVGTVILGYLMATFTDAAAPWQDAALSAFSLVAQVWMAQKRVECWPLWIVLDLLFVVLFVQQGLYPTAALYGLFTLLAVNGWLTWRRDRALVSA; encoded by the coding sequence ATGTCGCCTCTGGAAATCATCGCTTCAGCCCTTGGTGTATGGGCCGTCTGGCTAACCGTGCGGCAAAACCGCTGGTGCTGGCCGCTGGGTTTGCTGATGGTGCTGATGTACGCCTGGATCTTCTATGACGGCAAACTGTACTCAAACATGCTGCTGCAAGGCGTGTATGCGGTATTGCAGGGCTACGGCTGGTGGCAATGGACGCGTGGCGGCAGCAGCCACAGTGGCGTGCAGGTCAACCGACTTAGCCCGCAAGGCATATCGATCAGCTTAGCAATAGGTGCCGTTGGCACAGTTATTCTCGGTTACCTGATGGCCACCTTCACCGACGCTGCCGCGCCCTGGCAGGATGCAGCACTGAGTGCCTTCAGCCTGGTCGCCCAGGTCTGGATGGCGCAGAAACGCGTTGAATGCTGGCCACTCTGGATAGTTCTCGACCTGCTCTTCGTGGTGCTGTTTGTACAACAGGGCCTGTATCCGACTGCAGCACTCTATGGGCTGTTTACCCTGCTGGCGGTCAATGGCTGGCTAACCTGGCGACGTGATCGCGCGCTGGTCAGCGCATGA